In the Triticum aestivum cultivar Chinese Spring chromosome 2B, IWGSC CS RefSeq v2.1, whole genome shotgun sequence genome, tccaacgttccatttatggactggtgcaagcatctcagagttggaataaacgttttgatagtgtgatcaaagcatatggttttatatagacttttggagaagcctgtatttacaagaaagtgagtgggagctctgtagcatttctagttttatatgttgatgacatattattaattggaaatgatatagaatttctggatagcataaagggatacttgaataaaagtttttctatgaaagacctcggtgaagctgcttacatattgggcatcaagatctatagagatagatcaagacgcttaataggactttcacaaagtacataccttgacaaaattttgaaaaagttcaaaatggatcaggcaaagaaaggattcttgcctatgctacaaggtgtgaagttgagtcaaactcaatgcccgaccacagcagaagatagagagaaaatgaaagatgttccctatgcttcagccataggctctatcatgtatgcaatgctgtgtaccagacctgacgtatgcttagcaataagcttggcaggtaggtaccaaagtaatccaggagtggatcactggacagcggtcaagaacatcctgaaatacctgaaaaggactaaggatatgtttctcgtatatggaggtgacaaagagctagtcgtaaatggttacgtcgatgcaagatttgacactgacctggacgattctaaatcgcagaccggatacgtgtttttattaaacggtggagctgtaagttggtgcagttctaaacaaagcatcgtggcaggatctacatgtgaagcggagtacatagctgcttctgaagcagcaaatgaaggagtctggatgaaggagttcatttccgatctaggtgtcatacctagtgcatcgggaccaatgaagatcttctgtgacaatactggtgcaattgctttggcaaaggaatccagatttcacaagaggaccaagcacatcaagagacgcttcaattccattcgggaccaagtccaagtggtagaaatagagatttgcaagatacatacggatctgaatgttgcagacccgttgactaagcctctctcacgagcaaaacatgatcagcaccaagactccatgggtgttagaatcattactatgtaatctagattattgactctagtgcaagtgggagactgaaggaaatatgccctagaggcaataataaagttattatttatttcctcatatcatgataaatgtttattattcatgctagaattgtattaaccggaaacatgatacatgtgtgaatacatagacaaacatatagtcactagtatgcctctacttgactagctcattaatcaaagatggttatgtttcctaaccattgacatgtgttgtcatttgattaatgggatcacatcattaggagaatgaggtgattgacatgacccatcccgttagcttagcacttgatcgtttagtattctgctattgcttccttcatgacttatacatgttcctgtaactatgagaattgtgtaactcccgtttaccggaggaacactttgggtactaccaaacgtcacaacgtaactgggtgattataaaggagtactacaggtgtctccgaaggtacatgttgagttagcataattcgagattagattttgtcactccgattgtcggagaggtatctctgggccctctcggcaatactcatcacataagccttgcaagcatgtaactaatgagttagttataagtgaagtattacagaacgagtaaagagacttgtcgataacgagattgaactaggtattggataccgacgatcgaatctcggacaagtaacataccgatgacaaagggaacaacgtatgttgttatgcggtttgaccgataaagatcttcgtagaatatgtgggaaccaatatgggcatccaggtcccgctattggttattgaccagagatgtgtctcagtcatgtctacatcgttctcgaaccgtagggtccgcacgcttaaggtttcgatgacagttatattatgagtttatgtattttgatgtaccgaaggttgttcggagtcccggatatgattacggacatgacgaggagtctcgaaatggtcaagacataaagattgatatattggacggatatatttggacaccggaaaggttccggagaagtttggagccccgggaggttaccggaaccccccgggaggtatatgggccttattgggcccatgtaggaggaagagagaaggagcaagggaggggggcgcaccccccaagcccaatccgaattggggagggggcccggccccccctttcctttctcctcccccctcttcctattactactactagtactacttcctaatactagtactctttccttccccatccaaataagataaggaaaagagagggaaacctacttggagtaggtttccccctcctcatggcgcgcccccctagggccggccacctcctccctccctcctttatatacgggggtaggggggcaccctagaacacacaagttgatcattgatcgttccttagccgtgtgcggtgcccccctccatgatattacacctcggtcatattgtagtggtgcttaggcgaagccctgcaacaggagaacatcaagatcgtcaccacgccgtcgtgctgacgggactccccctcggcgcctctactggatcggagatcgagggtgcgtcatcgagctgtacgcgtgtcaagaactcggaggtgccggagtaacggtacttggatcggttgaaccggaggacgtacgactacttcctctacgttgcgtcaacgcttccgcttcggtctacaagggtatgtagacaacactctcccctcgttgctatatcatcaccatgatcttgcgtgtgcgtaggaatttttttgaaattactacgttccccaacagtaagcactcagtttcaggttttggtccagctttggtcttcttcacgggagtgacaacttgcttgccattctgcttgaagttccctttctttcccttttcttgaaactagtggtcttgtcaatcatcaacacttgatgctctttcttgatttctaccttcgtcgatttcaacatcatgaagagctcggggatcgttttcgtcatccctagcatactatagttcatcacaaagttctactaacttggtgatggtgactagagaattctatcaatcactatcttatctgaaagattaactcccacttgattcaagcgattatagtacccagacaatctgagcacatgctcactagttgagcgattctcctccatcttttagccatagaacttgttggagacttcatatctctcaactcgggtatttgcttgaaatattaacttcaactcctggaacatctcatatggtcgattctaagccgttaagcatggtgcacaaaactatcaagtagtcatcatattgagctagccaaacgttcataacgtctgcatttgctccttcaataggtctgtcacctagcggtgcatcaaggacataattcttctgtgcagcaatgaggataaacctcagatcacggatccaatccgcatcattgctactaacatctttcaacacaattttctctaggaacatatcaaaataaacatatgaaagcaacaacgcaagctattgatctacaacataatttgcaaaatactaccaggactaagttcatgataaactaaagttcaattaatcatattactaaagaactcccacttaaacagacatctctctagtcatctaagtgatcacgtgatccaaatcaactaaaccataaccgatcatcacgtgagatggagtagttttcaatggtgaacatcactatgttgatcatatctactatatgattcacgctcgacctttcggtctccgtgttccgaggccatatctgcatatgctaggctcgtcaagtttaacctgagtattccgcgtgtgcaaaactgtcttgcacccgttgtagatggacgtagagcttatcacacccgatcatcacgtggtgtctgggcacgacgaactttggcaacggtgcatactcaggaagaacacttcttgataattttagtgagagatcatcttaaaatgctaccgtcaatcaaagcaagataagatgcataaaggataaacatcacatgcaatcaatataagtgatatgatatggccatcatcatcttgtgcttgtgatctccatctccgaagcaccatcatgatcaccatcgtcaccggcgcgacaccttgatcttcatcatagcatcgttgtcgtctcgccaactattgcttctacgactatcgctaccgcttagtgataaagtaaagcaattacagggcgtttgcatttcatacaataaagcgacaaccatatggctcctgccagttgccgataacttcggttacaaaacatgatcatctcatacaataaaatatagcatcacgtcttgaccatatcacatcacaacatgccctgcaaaaacaagttagacgtcctctactttgttgttacaaactttacgtggctgctacgggcttagcaagaaccgttcttacctacgcatcaaaaaccacaacgatagtttgtcaagttgatgctgttttaaccttcgcaaggaccgggcatagccagactcggttcaactaaagtgagagagacagacacccgtcagccacctttaagcacgagtgctcgtaacgatgaaaccagtctcgcgtaagcgtacgcgtaatgtcggtccgggccgcttcatctcacaataccgccgaaccaaagtatgacatgctggtaagcagtatgacttgtatcgcccacaactcacttgtgttctactcgtgcatataacatcaatgcataaaacctaggctcggatgccactgttggagaacgtagtaatttcaaaaaatttcctacgtacacgcaagatcatggtgatgacatagcaacgagaggggagagtgttgtccacgtaccctcgtagaccgtaagtgaaagcgttataacaacgcggttgatgtactcgtacatcttcacgatccgaccgatccaagttccgaacgtatggcacctccgagttcagcacacgttcagcttgaagacgatccccgggctccggtccagcaaagcttcggggatgagttccgtcagcacgacggcgtggtgacgatgatgatgttctaccggcgcagggcttcgcctaaactccgcgacgatatgaccgaggtggaatatggtggaagggggcaccgcacacggctaaggaacgatccgtagatcaacttgtgttttatggggtgcccccttgcccccgtatataaaggaggaaggggggaggtgcggccggcctaggagggggcgcgccaaggggagtcctactcccaccgggagtaggactccctccttccttgttggagtaggagaagtggaaagagggggagatggaaaaggaaaagggggctgccccccttgtccaattcggaccagagggggggcgcaggcctctttccttttggcctctctcctctattcccgtatagcccaataaggcccatatactccccggcgaattcccgtaactctccggtactccgaaaaatacccgaatcactcggaacctttccgaactccgaatatagtcgtccagtatatcgatctttacgtctcgaccatttcgagactcctcgtcatgtccctgatctcatccgggactctgaactccttcggtacatcaaaactcataaactcatgatataactgtcatcgaaaccttaagcgtgcggaccctacgggttcgagaacaatgtagacatgacctagaactattcttggtcaataaccaatagcggaacatggatgcccatattggctcctacatattctacgaagatctttatcggtcaaaccgcataacaacatactttgttccctttgtcatcggtatgttacttgcccgagatttgatcgtcggtatccaatacctagttcaatctcgttaccggcaagtctctttacttgttacgtaatgcatcatcccgtaaccaactcattggtcacattgcttgcaaggcttatagtgatgtgcattaccgagagggcccagagatacctcttcgacaattggagtgacaaaacctaatctcgaaatacgccaactcaacatgtaccttcggagacacctgtagtactcctttataatcacccagttacgttgtgacgtttggtagtacccaaagtgttcctccggtaaacgggagttgcataattctcatagttacaggaacatgtataagtcatgaagaaagcaatagcaacatactaaatgatcaagtgctaggctaacggaatgggtcatgtcaatcacatcattctcctaatgatgtgaccccattaatcaaatgacaactcttttgtccatggctaggaaacataaccatctttgataaacgagctagtcaagtagaggcatactagtgacactatgtttgtctatgtattcacacatgtattatgtttccggttaatacaattctagcatgaataataaacatttatcatgaaataaggaaataaataataagtttattattgcctctagggcatatttccttcagttggtcTTCACCGTGTCCTATAGTACAACCTCCTCCCTGGCGTGGTCTCGAATAGGCGCGCTCAGCCGGTTCCCTGCAAGCACTTTCGGCCATGGCCTCAAGTTGTGGAGCTAGATCATGAATGTATTGGTCCTTCTCGCTGTTCGCCCATGATGATGCCCAATAGAAGTCAGGGAAGGAGAAGGTGTCGTGGTCATCGGGACAACATGCCGTGAACACAGTCATGCAGTGAATGCACCAACGGCTAGCCGTGGACGACCACCTCGCTGCCACCACAAAATATGGGTGCACGGGATTCTGCTACTAACATTGTGGATTGTGTGCTGTTCAGACTTGGTGTTGTTGCAGTGTTGTGGCATCTATGATCTGTGGAAGAAGCTCCCGGTTTGATTTACAGGTGATGTTAGGGATTTGTCTGGGATCTACTTTTGACAGGTCAATCTGGTTTGTTGGCTGTTGGGTGGCTTCATGTTATGGTACAGTGCGCTACGGGGAGGTACAGAGGTTCCCCATAACTCCAAGTATCTTTCATCTTTCGATTTTGAAGTTCAATATTAACTCCTTAGGGTTCATGATTGACAATTGATTTTGGGAACTACAATGTGTACTCCGTGGCTGAATGTTTATGGATGTTTTAAAAAGAGAACAATTTAGACCTTAGATTTATAGTATATTTGATGGATTTGTCTAATTAAACTATACTTGAAATAACAGTGTATAATTTGTTTGGACACTATATATTTGATGGAGTTGTCTAAGTTGGATTGTTGAACATGAAATACAGTGTACAGTTTGCTTCCAACTTGCTAATTCAAAATTGCTTAAACTCTATAATAATAATTCAAAACATCGTAATAATCTAAACAATATTTTGCGAGGGATATTTCTTTACATCCTTGTGTATCATTTTGATGTGAGATGGGTTGTAAATACAGTTCTCTAAATAATTTTAACAGAGTTGTTATTTACACGTCTGTTGGCAAGGGTGAGATGCAGGATGAGCGGTTTCAATGTGGGATTCCGTTTTGAAATTGAAGACGTGGACCGGTGGAGAGGGTACTTGAGCCATGTTTATTAGGGTATAAGGGTGATCTATTTTTTGAGCCATGTCATTGTTCAACGCAGTGTGCAAGCACACCCGTGTTGTCTGATTTCGTCAAGGAGTAAAGATGTACAACCCACTGCTTATGTGATTATGGAACATGAATGAGATGCCAATGTCTATGCCCATCGGGATGTATGCTTGTCATGTTATAGTGTTGTcctattttttctcccgttgcaacgcacggacatttgtGCTAGTGAAATCGAAGGAAAAAGCCCTCTTTTGCTAAAAGAAAAACAAGTGGGAAGAAAACCATTTCTGCTTGCTTGTCTATTTTACCACCCATGCGCCGGTCTACGTCAAAACGGCCCGCGCGTCCGCCTTCTACGCATCCCGGATTGGAAGATCTTGAGCACAGAAGTTAGGACCCCTAAACGTGACAATGTTACTGTACCAAGCCTACAACTCATCGCTCCAATAATCAGCGAAGGGTTGGGTCCGTCGGCACGCGGCTGTGGCGGCCAGGCTCTCCAGCCGGAGCTCGTCGCGGAAGGTGGAGTCGGCGTCGTCGTTGCGGTGCCATGCCCAGCGCGCCGCCGTCGCGTTCACCACGCTCAACCGGCCATGCCCAAAGCTCGCCTCCCTCATCAACGAGAGCCGAGCCAGCTTATGATTCTTCTGAAAACTGCGTGCGGCGACCACACAAACAGGACAGAAAGGATTTAGCTATGGAACGAATCAATTTAGTTGATTAAAGCCTACGCGTCGTTTGCAACTTACTCGAATGCAAGCCCTTCTCTGTTCCCGCCGTCGCCGATTGTGATGTGCAGCGGCCCACACGGGTTCGCCTCGTTGTCATAGACCCTTGTCTGCAACAGTTAACATGTGTCCTTCAGGCTCTCACACTCTCACGCGCACGCAGATCAAGTCGGAGAGGCAACAACAACTCACGAAGCGTTCGTAGGCGTGGACGTGGCCGGAGAAGACGACGTCGACGCGGGCCTGGTAGAGCAGGCGCTCCATGGCCTTCCTCATGGCCTCCCCCTCGCCGGCGTGCGCCGCGTTGGTGTTGTACCACGGGGCGTGCAGCAGCACGACGAGCCACGGGGTGGCGCGCCGGTCGACCCGGGCGAGGTCGCGCGCCAGCCACCCGTACTGCTCCGAGGTCGAGTTGAAGGCGGCGTACGAGCCGAGCATGACGACGTGGACGGCGCCCCCGGCCGCGTCGAAGGAGTAGTAGAGCGCGGACGTCGACCCGCTCTCCTCGTGCGGCATGCGCCACCGCGTGGTGTAGGCGACGAACGGGCCGGGCGAGCCCGGGAGCGCCATCCCGGCCTCCACCTCGTGGTTCCCCTCGGTGACCATCCACGGCCGCCGGCTCGCGTGCTCCTGCACGAACCGCCCGAACGTGTCCCACAGCGGCTGCTGGGTGTCGGCGTAGGCGAGGTCGCCTGGCACCAGCAGCATGTCGTAGTCCGTCTTGCTGACGTGGGCCAGCGTCGACGCCGTCCATTCGGTCTGCCCAAGGTCCCCTGAGATCCAAACCGTGAGATCGCACGGCCAGGGCAGCGTGCAAGTTGCGCAACCAGAGGCGATAGATTTCGTGCGTACCTGCGAGCGCGAGCTCGATGGGGAGAGCGGCGGGCGGCGTCTTGAGGGCGAACTCGTCGCCGACCACGCCGCACCGGTAGTAGTACACGGTGTCAGGATCCAGAGGTCCGATTGTGACGTGGTGGATCTTGCCGGAGGAGTAGAGGTAGTAGCGGTACGAGGTGTGCTCGCCGGTGGCCGACGTGGTGTAGCTCCCGGAGGCCCTGCCGTACTCCACCACCGAGTGCCCGTGCTTGGCGTCCGTGACCCATGAAACTCTCATATGGTTCGCCCCGACAACCGATAAATGGACCTGACACGCAGATGTCAATCAAGTTCTCCGCCGGCCGGCCGGCGTCGATAAGTGCACTTTGATCGACGTGCATACCTGTTGAGGGTGGGAGGCGGGTTTGTCGTGCTCCGTGAGGATGACACGGCCCGGTGGAGGCCGGACATACTCGGCGGCGGCCGAGACGATCAGcgtgccgacgaccaggagtactaCGAAATGCGTCGTTATCCTGTTTGGCTCCATGGCCTCGACGTGCACGAGGGGTATACAAGTCACCTGGGAGGATCAGCTCGACATCGTCGTGCATGGACCATATAGTGTGGGGGTACTCTGGCATTATCAACGGCGGCCAGCGACGATGGCAATGGCCGGGCGGGTGGTGTCGATGGCGTCAAGGAACGGGAACGTACGGTTTTGCGCAGCCTTTCGCTTGAAGCGTCGTAGCGCAGAGTGGTGCTGAACCACACCCGCGGCACCCTTTGCTTGGCGGTGACTTCTCCGTGCGACTCACCCACCTCTCGCTTGCTTTAAGCGCTTGCGTAgcgaggagcagagcagccatgCACAGCAGGCAAGTAGAGACGGTTTTTCGTTTTCTTTTGGGACAGTCGATCGTTTTCAGCCATCCGTTGCAGACCCAATTAGACATCTTCTTTTACCTTCAACCATTATTGTTTCTTTTCTTCCTCTCGCACTGCCGCTCCAGCCCAGGCCTAACAGCTTACCACCGCAGCCGGCCCGCGGCGCTCCTGTGACCGCctcaccgccccgccctcccatcaacCATCGCCACCGTGGTGCCGCCACCCTTGGCTTCCCTCTAACCCTAGACATGACCAGCTTTTTCTAGCGAACTTGCACCCCCCAACCGCACCCACCCACACAtctctaagatagataatggggttgTCTTCCGCCCTAAGATAGATATCGGGATAGCCTGCCACCCTAAGATAAACCCAGCGGGCTTCTCCGACGAGCTCCTTCCTTCCCAACGTTGAGCTCTTTCCTTTCCTCCGGTTGTTCCTTCCTTCACACCAAAATCGGCCCAAATTCTACATTCAGGTTACTTAGAGCATCTGCAACCGGACTTTACAAATCCGGCCACTCAAACGCTCGCAgacgcggccggacgcgtccgtgGGCACTGACTAGGCAACCCTTAAATCCTGTCGTCCACAACCGTATATCTCATATCCGGTTTCTCATATCCATACTAGCAATGCACCGTAGATAAAAAGAACATAGATCGTCACACAAACATAGAATCAGACAGGAAATGCACATTCCGATCACCAGAAGATCACCGATGGATGTCCAAAAGATTGGCAAAATtcacataattcacataaacgacggacaaatttgaactacaatacTAAGAACTAGAAACTGAAGACAGAGACGGCGGAGATTCACCACTTCCTCGCGGGCCTTTGCCCTTCCGGTCGCCGGCGCAGCTGTAGGTGTTGGCGGCTGGTGGCGGATCGTccgagtcatcggaggaggagccgccgccgtcgtcgtcggagtAGGAGAGGATGACGAGCCCTTTTAGCCACTGGACCACCCTGTCCTGCTGCCGCTTGAGCTTCGCGAGCTGAGCTGCCTCTGCCGCTGCCTCCGCTGCCTTGCGCTCGGACTGTTCAATGGCAATCCGGAGCGCCTTGGCATTCTTCCGGCGGAGCCGCCGCGCGTCCATCTCGCGGTCGTAAGCGACCGGCGGTAGACCCATTCGAGGAGCCACACGTCCTCGTCGGGCTCCGCCTACATTCCGCGACGGCAGCGCACGTACTGctccgcctccctcctctccctttcccACTGCCGCTCGCGGCGAGCGGCGCGCACCTTTGATTCTGGCTGCGTGTCCGGGCCAGCAGGGCGGGCACAAGCACCCACCGTTGCCCACGTGGGGGAGCAACAACCGGCGGGGGCAGGGGACGGTGTAGGGGAGGCGCGGATTGCGCATGCCGACTGTCGGAGCTGCGTCCAGGCCGGGTGGGGCCAGCGCCGGCATCTGAGCTGTACCGACAGGGAAGTTGCGGCTGCGGTGAGGCTGCAGATCCGGAGCTGCCCCCGGTCTCCATCTTGGACCGCTCCAAGGCGATGCGGAGGGCAAGCTCATAGTCCGGATCCAGCTCGGAGTCggagcggccgccggagctcgACATTGGGTCGGATTCAATCAGAATCGGTGTGGGGAGAGGAGAGGACGGAGCGAGAGAGCAGAGTGAGTGAGTTAGGGTTTCAGAGCGATGAGCCGGATGGGGTTTTTTGTGGGACATCCGTTGGGTCAATGGTGGGCCCGGCCTTATCAGGCGGATGCGCCCGAGCGTGCCCGGGCCACCCCATATCCACACCATATTTGGGCTGAATATGAGGGGTGTCGATCAGCCCGGACGTTTGAGGCGtccgtctgggtcaaaaaatcaGGACCGATCGGTGACCAGGCGGATGGCCCGGACGTTTGAAGCATGTTTGGGGCGCCTGGGTGTAGGTGCTCTTACTTGTAGCTATTGTGTTTTCTTTTACACTAC is a window encoding:
- the LOC123041369 gene encoding purple acid phosphatase 22-like, giving the protein MEPNRITTHFVVLLVVGTLIVSAAAEYVRPPPGRVILTEHDKPASHPQQVHLSVVGANHMRVSWVTDAKHGHSVVEYGRASGSYTTSATGEHTSYRYYLYSSGKIHHVTIGPLDPDTVYYYRCGVVGDEFALKTPPAALPIELALAGDLGQTEWTASTLAHVSKTDYDMLLVPGDLAYADTQQPLWDTFGRFVQEHASRRPWMVTEGNHEVEAGMALPGSPGPFVAYTTRWRMPHEESGSTSALYYSFDAAGGAVHVVMLGSYAAFNSTSEQYGWLARDLARVDRRATPWLVVLLHAPWYNTNAAHAGEGEAMRKAMERLLYQARVDVVFSGHVHAYERFTRVYDNEANPCGPLHITIGDGGNREGLAFDFQKNHKLARLSLMREASFGHGRLSVVNATAARWAWHRNDDADSTFRDELRLESLAATAACRRTQPFADYWSDEL